A stretch of the Rosa rugosa chromosome 5, drRosRugo1.1, whole genome shotgun sequence genome encodes the following:
- the LOC133709382 gene encoding 5'-deoxynucleotidase hdd1 codes for MAVNSPTSRCAAQLSRSLAPRSPLPFSNRTFTRPGFRPDPPTPRLVSVRCQTPSPDAFRSKRPVGLGEPEAPIGSSGSSSTSSAIDFLTLCHSLKTTKRKGWVNHGIKGESIADHMYRMALMSLIAGDIPGLNRERCIKIAIVHDIAEAIVGDITPSDGVPKKEKSRMEEAALNEMCVVLGGGMRAEEIKELWAEYENNSSIEANLVKDFDKVEMILQALEYEMEHGKVLDEFFISTAGKFQTDLGKSWAAEIISRRNTRLGKSQN; via the exons ATGGCGGTTAATTCACCGACTAGTCGCTGCGCCGCTCAGCTCAGCCGCTCCCTCGCTCCTCGCTCACCTCTCCCTTTCTCCAACCGGACCTTCACCCGACCCGGATTCCGCCCCGACCCGCCGACCCCCAGGCTCGTCTCCGTCCGTTGCCAGACGCCGTCTCCGGACGCTTTCCGATCCAAGCGGCCGGTCGGTCTCGGCGAGCCCGAAGCTCCGATCGGGTCCTCGGGTTCTTCGTCCACCTCCTCCGCCATTGATTTTCTCACGTTGTGCCACTCTCTCAAG ACTACGAAAAGGAAAGGGTGGGTGAATCATGGAATAAAGGGCGAGTCGATTGCTGACCACATGTACCGCATGGCTTTGATGTCTTTGATTGCTGGTGATATTCCTGGTTTGAATAGAGAAAG GTGTATTAAGATTGCAATTGTGCATGACATTGCAGAAG CTATCGTTGGAGATATAACACCATCTGATGGTGTGCCTAAAAAGGAAAAGAGCAGAATGGAGGAAGCAGCTTTGAATGAAATGTGCGTGGTTCTTGGTGGAGGGATGAGAG CTGAAGAGATCAAAGAACTTTGGGCAGAGTACGAAAACAATTCTTCTATAGAGGCTAATCTTGTGAAGGATTTTGACAAA GTTGAAATGATTCTGCAAGCATTGGAGTATGAAATGG AACATGGAAAAGTGCTGGATGAGTTTTTCATTTCTACAGCAG gaAAATTTCAGACTGATCTAGGAAAGAGTTG